The Montipora capricornis isolate CH-2021 chromosome 6, ASM3666992v2, whole genome shotgun sequence genome has a window encoding:
- the LOC138052599 gene encoding tetratricopeptide repeat protein 28-like, giving the protein MDTVVPEVIDVSLNYGKSLLNNNERHKAYSVFTECLNISQNTGHLTSIAASLGCMGLFYMASNDITQGVACYERVVELLNNVDKNEAERKERNSKMKQKRRQIKADAFSSIGSAMLKLRNFTKSMQCFQNYLQICEELADTRGKTMALGNMGALQRNLGHIKQAMEYFEKELQIAEATGDKSLEFHAHTNLGLCNRDVGEYQKALCCYEKSLAVAIVTGCKEDKGGAYSNLSNVYRYLGDPVKALSYSKKHLELATQLGDLRGQFIASGGLGNAYCALGDFKSGSTFFHENANLARKMGDKALIARAEHSLGLALSYNKEYKESLAHHDAAHRLFKEARMRLPAYHAMLAKAKCLRMLQDYKGAMAIYQTSITEYEEIRAHLGKQENLKISIGDLHIIVYKALSYTMFHAGQVQDAMLAEDRGRAMALKDLLYHKFDVKTVYKRSTAPSKDVNSVSKFLDELRGDPDLTTVMYSFFNGQMFIWVISHSRVDCVLPWPEREGQKYRALMELVETSLDEIRQGVREHGMVEDRLLLASETDNCEDIFAIQESLSLPWNLSEKGTTDPKTCSVQSTREEMSRKTVSKASSKPVDVSHPGSSLRQLYDILIKPVGHLIQGNKLLIIPEAMLYRLPFSALLDGEGTFLSKKFCIQVCTSLETLTLISKRTKREFEGGALVIGNPLVGRVRRMGKEAKPSELPGAQREAEKVASFLYTTALTQQMATKSRVINYLVKASIVHIAAHGDPVKGEIVLAPDAGPNRGNQLPTEEDYLLTCADIASLSLRARLVVLSCCQTAQGDIRAEGVVGIARSFLGAGASAVVVTLWAIDDDATLSFMELFYKHVTTNKSVCQALQYSMITLQGKEHLKRISNWAPFYVIGEDVKFTLTEIQQMKEKAFNFSA; this is encoded by the coding sequence ATGGACACTGTGGTCCCTGAAGTAATCGATGTTTCGCTGAATTATGGAAAATCACTGTTGAACAACAACGAACGCCACAAGGCATATTCCGTATTCACAGAATGCCTCAACATCTCTCAAAACACCGGCCACTTAACTTCCATCGCAGCATCGCTTGGATGCATGGGTTTGTTTTACATGGCGTCTAATGATATCACACAAGGTGTGGCCTGTTATGAGCGTGTTGTAGAACTTTTGAATAACGTCGACAAAAATGAAGCTGAAAGAAAGGAACGAAATTCCAAAATGAAGCAAAAACGTCGGCAAATAAAAGCTGATGCTTTTTCGTCGATTGGTTCCGCTATGCTTAAGTTGAGGAATTTCACGAAGTCGATGCAATGTTTTCAAAACTATTTGCAGATCTGCGAAGAGCTGGCGGACACGCGTGGGAAAACAATGGCTCTCGGCAACATGGGCGCTCTGCAAAGAAATCTCGGCCATATCAAACAAGCCATGGAGTACTTTGAGAAGGAACTTCAGATTGCTGAAGCAACAGGAGACAAGAGTCTAGAATTCCATGCGCACACAAACCTGGGGCTTTGTAACAGGGATGTGGGGGAATACCAGAAGGCTCTCTGTTGCTATGAAAAGTCGCTTGCTGTCGCTATAGTAACGGGCTGTAAAGAAGACAAAGGAGGCGCCTACTCTAATTTGAGTAACGTATACCGTTACCTTGGAGATCCAGTGAAAGCTTTAAGCTATTCTAAGAAACACCTTGAATTGGCGACACAGTTAGGAGACCTTAGAGGTCAGTTCATCGCTAGTGGGGGCCTGGGCAACGCTTACTGTGCACTGGGAGACTTCAAAAGTGGCTCAACGTTCTTCCATGAAAATGCAAATCTTGCCAGAAAAATGGGAGACAAGGCGTTGATTGCTCGTGCAGAGCATAGTTTGGGACTTGCTCTGTCGTACAACAAAGAATACAAGGAGTCACTCGCACACCACGACGCGGCACACAGGCTATTCAAGGAAGCTCGCATGAGACTCCCCGCTTATCACGCCATGTTAGCCAAAGCGAAGTGTCTACGTATGTTACAGGACTACAAAGGGGCCATGGCAATCTACCAAACGAGTATTACCGAATATGAAGAAATACGAGCGCATCTGGGCAAGCAAGAAAACCTAAAAATTTCAATCGGCGATCTGCACATCATAGTGTACAAAGCTCTTTCCTATACCATGTTTCATGCTGGGCAAGTCCAGGATGCCATGCTGGCAGAAGATCGCGGGCGAGCCATGGCCCTCAAGGATCTTCTTTATCACAAGTTTGATGTGAAAACAGTGTACAAAAGAAGTACAGCGCCCTCAAAAGATGTAAACAGCGTTTCCAAATTTCTGGATGAACTGCGGGGGGACCCTGATCTCACTACTGTGATGTACTCTTTCTTCAACGGGCAAATGTTCATATGGGTTATTTCACACTCGCGTGTAGACTGTGTACTACCGTGGCCCGAGAGGGAAGGTCAAAAGTACAGGGCCTTGATGGAGCTTGTGGAAACATCACTGGATGAGATCAGACAAGGAGTCAGAGAGCATGGAATGGTCGAAGACAGATTGCTCTTAGCCTCTGAGACAGACAACTGCGAAGACATCTTTGCCATCCAAGAATCGCTGTCCTTACCGTGGAATCTTTCAGAGAAAGGCACAACTGATCCCAAGACTTGTAGTGTCCAGTCCACCAGAGAAGAGATGTCTCGCAAAACGGTGTCGAAAGCCTCGTCGAAACCAGTGGATGTTTCCCACCCAGGTTCTAGTCTTCGCCAGCTGTACGACATTTTAATCAAACCAGTCGGGCACCTCATCCaaggaaacaagttgttaatCATCCCTGAAGCGATGCTTTATCGCCTTCCTTTCTCCGCCTTATTGGATGGTGAAGGAACATTTCTCTCGAAGAAGTTCTGCATTCAGGTTTGCACATCCCTCGAGACGTTAACTCTTATCTCTAAGCGTACCAAAAGAGAATTTGAGGGTGGGGCGCTCGTGATTGGGAACCCACTAGTTGGGCGTGTCCGGCGAATGGGAAAAGAGGCCAAGCCCAGTGAGCTACCAGGAGCACAAAGGGAAGCAGAGAAAGTGGCCTCATTTCTATACACTACGGCTCTTACACAGCAAATGGCCACCAAGTCACGTGTTATCAACTACCTTGTCAAAGCTAGTATAGTTCACATTGCTGCCCATGGGGACCCGGTGAAAGGAGAGATCGTTCTTGCACCTGATGCAGGCCCCAATCGAGGAAACCAGCTACCTACAGAAGAAGACTACTTATTGACATGCGCAGATATTGCCTCGCTGAGCCTGCGAGCACGTCTGGTTGTGCTGAGTTGCTGTCAAACCGCGCAAGGCGATATCCGGGCCGAAGGGGTTGTTGGTATAGCCCGCTCATTCCTGGGGGCTGGTGCGAGTGCGGTGGTTGTGACGTTGTGGGCTATTGATGATGACGCAACTTTATCTTTTATGGAATTGTTCTATAAACACGTGACTACAAACAAGTCGGTGTGTCAGGCTCTACAGTACAGTATGATTACCCTGCAGGGAAAAGAACACTTGAAAAGGATCTCGAACTGGGCGCCATTTTATGTTATTGGCGAAGATGTGAAGTTCACACTTACGGAAATCCAGCAGATGAAAGAgaaggcatttaatttttcagcATAG